The window GATCATCAGCAGGGCCGTCACCAGTTGGGCGAACGTCTGCTGCAGGGTCTGCGCGATGTTGTCGGTGTCGTTGGTGGCGCGGCTCAGCACCTCACCGCGCGGCTGCTTGTCGAAATAGGACAGCGGCAGCCGGCCGAGCTTCTCCTCCACCTGCTGCCGCAGGTCGTAGACGGCGGCCTGCACGGCGCGGGTGGTGAGCCGGCCCTGCAGCACGCCGAAGACCCAGGCGAACACGTAGACGAGCGCCACCCAGGCGAGGACCTGACCCAGCCGGTCGAAGTCGATGCCCTGCCCCGGGATGAAGTCGACGCCGGACAGCAGATCGGCCTGGGTGTTCTGGCCGTTGGCCCGCAGGTACTCGATGACCTGGTCCTTGGTGGCACCGGGCGGGAAGCCGGGCATCCGACCGATCACCCCGCCGAAGATCACGTCGGTGGCGTGGCCGAGAAGGTACGGCCCGAGAACCGACAGGAAGACCCCGAGGGCGCCGAAGAACAGTGCGCCGCCGACGAACAGGCGCTGTGGCTTGAGCAGCGCGAGCAGGCGTTTGGTGGAGCCCTTGAAGTCCTGCAGCTTCTCCGGCGGCCCACCGCCCATCATCATGCGAGCGGCGGGCGGCCCGCCCGGAACGGGCCCACGGCGTTGAGGTTGACTCATCGGGTGCTCGCCTCCTCGACCGTGAGCTGGGACAGGACGATCTCGCGGTACGTCGGGCTGGTCTCCATCAATTCCTCATGAGTGCCGGTGCCGACCACCTTGCCGTCGTCGAGCACGATGATCCGGTCGGCGTCGCGGATCGTGCTGACCCGCTGTGCCACGATCACCACGGTGGCGTCCGCGATGTGGTCGGTCAGGGCCGCTCGCAGCGCCGCGTCGGTGGCGTAGTCGAGAGCCGAGAACGAGTCGTCGAACAGGTAGATCTCCGGCCGGTGTACGAGCGTGCGGGCGATCGCCAGCCGTTGACGCTGACCACCCGACACGTTGGTGCCGCCCTGCGCGATCGGTGCGTCGAGCTGCCCTTCCATCGATTCGACGAACGGTCGGGCCTGCGCGATCTCCAGTGCCTCCCAGAGCTGTTCGTCGGTGGCGTCCGGGTTGCCGTAGCGCAGGTTGGACGCGATCGTGCCGGTGAACAGGTAGGGCCGCTGCGGGACCAGGCCGATCAGCCCGGACAGCAGTGCCGGGTCGATCTCCCGGACGTCCACGCCGTCGACCAGGACCTGGCCCTCGGTGGCGTCGAACAGCCGGGGGATCAGGTTGAGCAGGGTGGTCTTGCCGCTGCCGGTGCTGCCGATGATCGCCGTCACCTCGTTCGGGCGTGCGGTGAGACGTACCCCCGAAAGCACGCCTGCCTCAGCCCCCGGATAGCGGAAACCGACGTCGCGGAGCTCGAGCTCGCCGTGTCGCGACAGCGTCGTGACCGGCGCCGTCGGCGCCGCGACGCTGGACTCGGTGCCCAGCACCTCCTCGATCCGCTCGGCGCACACCTCGGCCCGCGGCACCATCATGAACATGAAGGTGGCCATCATGATCGACATGAGGATCTGCATGAGGTAGCTGATGAATGCGGTCAGTTCGCCGACCTGCATGGCGTTGGTGTCGATCCGGTGGCCGCCGAACCAGAGCACCGCGACGCTGGAGATGTTCACGATCAGCATGACCGTCGGGAACATCAGCGCCATGATCTTGCCGACCCGCAGCGACACGTCGGTCAGCTCGTGGTTGGCGACGCCGTACCGCGCCCGCTCGTGGTCGTCGCGGACGAACGCCCGGATCACCCGGATGCCGGTGATCTGCTCGCGCATCACCTGGTTGACCCGGTCCAGCCGCTCCTGCATGGACCGGAACAGCGGCCGCATCTTCGCGATGATCAGGCCGATCACGGTCACCAGGATCGGCACGATGACCAGCAGCAGCGAGGAGAGCGGCACATCCTCCCGCATGGCCAGCACGATGCCGCCGACGCACATGATCGGCGCCGACACCATCAGCGTGAAGGTGAGCAGGACCAGCATCTGGATCTGCTGGACGTCGTTGGTGGTCCGGGTGATCAGCGAGGGTGCGCCGAACTGGCCCACCTCACGGGCCGAGAAGCCCTGCACCCGGGTGAAGATCGAGGCTCGCAGGTCGCGGCCGACGGCCATGGCGGTCCGGGCCCCGAAATACACCGCCACGCCCTGCGCGATGATCTGGAGCAGGGTGATGCCGAGCATGCCGGCGCCGACCCGCAGCACGTAGTCGGTGTCGCCCTTGACCACGCCGTTGTCGATGATGTCCGCGTTGAGCGCGGGCAGGTAGAGCGTCGCGATCGTCTGCAGGAACTGGAAGAGCACCACCAGGGTGATCTCCGTCCGGTACGGCCGCAGATGCACTTTCAATAGTTTGATCAGCACGCCTGTTCCGTCTCTCTGATGTGAATGCCGTCCAGCAGCAGCGAAGCCAGGTCCGCTCCGCTGAACGAGTCGGGCTCCCCGTATGGCCCGAAGGTGTTGGCGCCGCAGAACATCAGCAGCAGGTGGGCGGCCCGGTCGGGCGTCACTCGGAGGCGGGCCGCGTCGGGCGCGAAGACGTCGGCGACCGCGGTGCCGATCTTCGCCCGGTTGGCGGCCATCCGGGCGACCGTCTCCGGGTCCTGCTCGCCGACCATGATCAGCTTGCGGGCCGCGTGCATCAGGTGGGCCCGCTCCAGGAACCGCTTGTGCACCAGCTCGGCCGCGGCGATCACCCGCTCGCGCAGGGGAGCGGCCCGGTCGATCGCGGCCAGTGCGTCCAGGTCGGGTTGCGGGTCGAGTGCCTTGATCACCGAGCAGACCACCAGCTGGCTCTTGCTCTCGAAGACGCCGAAGATGGTGCCCTCGGCCACTCCGGCCGCGCTGGCGATCTGCCGGGTGCTCACCTCCAGCCCGTGCTCGTGCAACAGCGGGATGGTCGCCTCGATGAGGGCGGCCCGCCGCTCCTCCGGTGCCATCGCCGGGACGCGTCTGCGTCGGTTCTCCATGGCCGCCACAGTAATGAGCGAGTACTCACTCAGCCAACTTCTTTATGCCGGTCGAACCAGAATTCAGCCCTTGGCGTATGAAGGGAACGTGAGCCAAAAGAAGTCGTACCGCCGCGTCATCCGGCACCTGACCACGGGATTCGCCGCTGTTCTGGTGTTCCTGGCCCTGATCGTCCCGGACCAGATCTTCCGGCTGCCGCCCGGCAATTCGGTCTTCACCGCGCTCCTGCGAGTCCCGGTCGAGGCGCTGATCGCCGGAGCGCTCCTGCTTCTGCTGCCGCAACGGGGGCGCCTCGGCCGGTCCCGCCGCCCGATCGCCGGTGTCCTGGGACTGCTGCTCGGGCTCCTCACCGTGGTCAAGATGATCGACATCGGTTTCTTCGCGGTGCTGGCCCGCCGGTTCGACCCGGTGCTCGACTGGATCCTGGTCGACGACGCGTACAACTTCATGGTCGACTCGATCGGCGAAGCCGCCACCATCGGTCTCGCCGCCGGGCTGGTGCTCCTCTCGATCGGCCTGGTCGCCGCGATGACCTGGGCGGTCCTGCGGCTCAGCGGCATCGCGCTGAACCATCGGGTGGCCGCCTGGCGCGGGATCGGCACCGTCGCGGCCGCCTGGGTCGCGCTCACCCTGATGGGCACCCAGCTGATCGGCGGCATTCCGGTCGCCTCGCACACCGCCGCCGAGCTGGCCGCGCACACCGCCCTCGCGCTGCCCAACGACCTCGCCGACCGCAAGCGTTTCGCCGCCGAGGTGCAGGTCGACGCGTACCGGGACCGGCCCGACGACCAGATCCTGACCGCACTGCGCGACAAGGACGTGATCATCTCGTTCATCGAGAGCTACGGCCGCGACGCCATCGAGAACCCGGCCTTCAACAGCGCCGTTCAGGCCAGCCTCGCCGCCAACCAGCAGGCGCTCACCGCCAAGGGTTTCGCGGCCCGCAGCGGCTGGCTCACCTCGTCGACGGCCGGCGGCGGCAGCTGGCTCGCCCACTCGACGTTCCTGTCCGGGCTCTGGATCGACAACGAGCAGCGTTACCGCAGCCTCGTCTCCTCCGATCGGCTGACCCTCACCAGGGCATTCAAGAGCAGCGGCCATCGTACGGTCGGAGTCGAACCGGGCATCATCTTCGCCTGGCCGGAGGGCGCCTTCTACGGGTACGACCACATCTACGACTCGCACACGCTCGGCTACAACGGACCCGGTTTCAGCTGGTCCCCGATGCCCGACCAGTACGTGATGTCGGCCTTCCAGAAGCTCGAATACGGGCCGACGGATCGTGGCCGGCTGCTCGCCGAGATCACCCTGACCTCCAGCCACACCCCGTGGGCACCGGTGCCCAGCATGATCGACTGGGACTCGATCGGTGACGGCAGCGTCTACGGACCGATGGCCGCGAGCGCCGAGGGACCGACGAGCGTGTGGAAGGACGAGAACCGGATGCGTACCGAGTACGCCCGCTCGATCGCCTACTCGATGGACAGCCTGCTCGGCCACATGGCGAAATACGGCCGCGACGACCTGGTGATGGTCTTCCTCGGCGACCACCAGCCGGCCTCCGCGGTGGTCGGCACCCAGGCCACCCACGACGTGCCGATCACGATCGTCGCCAAGGACCCGGCCGTCCTGAACCGGATCGCCGGGTGGGGCTGGACCGACGGCCTCAAGCCCGACCCGGCCGCCCCGGTCTGGCGGATGGACACCTTCCGGGACCGTTTCCTCGCCGCCTACGGCCCGGAAGGCGACCCGCACTGAGCGCGGTCCACGGAGCTCAGCCCGGGATGATGTCGATGACCTGCCCGGCCGGGAGCCGGGGGGTCTTCGGCGGGGCCGAGTGCGCCGGATCCAGCGTGCCGAGACGCACCGCGAGGTACGGGAACCCGACGTCCCCGAGCATCCGGCGCAGGGTCTGCCTGG of the Actinoplanes sichuanensis genome contains:
- a CDS encoding ABC transporter ATP-binding protein, with the translated sequence MLIKLLKVHLRPYRTEITLVVLFQFLQTIATLYLPALNADIIDNGVVKGDTDYVLRVGAGMLGITLLQIIAQGVAVYFGARTAMAVGRDLRASIFTRVQGFSAREVGQFGAPSLITRTTNDVQQIQMLVLLTFTLMVSAPIMCVGGIVLAMREDVPLSSLLLVIVPILVTVIGLIIAKMRPLFRSMQERLDRVNQVMREQITGIRVIRAFVRDDHERARYGVANHELTDVSLRVGKIMALMFPTVMLIVNISSVAVLWFGGHRIDTNAMQVGELTAFISYLMQILMSIMMATFMFMMVPRAEVCAERIEEVLGTESSVAAPTAPVTTLSRHGELELRDVGFRYPGAEAGVLSGVRLTARPNEVTAIIGSTGSGKTTLLNLIPRLFDATEGQVLVDGVDVREIDPALLSGLIGLVPQRPYLFTGTIASNLRYGNPDATDEQLWEALEIAQARPFVESMEGQLDAPIAQGGTNVSGGQRQRLAIARTLVHRPEIYLFDDSFSALDYATDAALRAALTDHIADATVVIVAQRVSTIRDADRIIVLDDGKVVGTGTHEELMETSPTYREIVLSQLTVEEASTR
- a CDS encoding TetR/AcrR family transcriptional regulator, with the protein product MENRRRRVPAMAPEERRAALIEATIPLLHEHGLEVSTRQIASAAGVAEGTIFGVFESKSQLVVCSVIKALDPQPDLDALAAIDRAAPLRERVIAAAELVHKRFLERAHLMHAARKLIMVGEQDPETVARMAANRAKIGTAVADVFAPDAARLRVTPDRAAHLLLMFCGANTFGPYGEPDSFSGADLASLLLDGIHIRETEQAC
- a CDS encoding alkaline phosphatase family protein, with protein sequence MSQKKSYRRVIRHLTTGFAAVLVFLALIVPDQIFRLPPGNSVFTALLRVPVEALIAGALLLLLPQRGRLGRSRRPIAGVLGLLLGLLTVVKMIDIGFFAVLARRFDPVLDWILVDDAYNFMVDSIGEAATIGLAAGLVLLSIGLVAAMTWAVLRLSGIALNHRVAAWRGIGTVAAAWVALTLMGTQLIGGIPVASHTAAELAAHTALALPNDLADRKRFAAEVQVDAYRDRPDDQILTALRDKDVIISFIESYGRDAIENPAFNSAVQASLAANQQALTAKGFAARSGWLTSSTAGGGSWLAHSTFLSGLWIDNEQRYRSLVSSDRLTLTRAFKSSGHRTVGVEPGIIFAWPEGAFYGYDHIYDSHTLGYNGPGFSWSPMPDQYVMSAFQKLEYGPTDRGRLLAEITLTSSHTPWAPVPSMIDWDSIGDGSVYGPMAASAEGPTSVWKDENRMRTEYARSIAYSMDSLLGHMAKYGRDDLVMVFLGDHQPASAVVGTQATHDVPITIVAKDPAVLNRIAGWGWTDGLKPDPAAPVWRMDTFRDRFLAAYGPEGDPH